From Melanotaenia boesemani isolate fMelBoe1 chromosome 12, fMelBoe1.pri, whole genome shotgun sequence, a single genomic window includes:
- the csrnp3 gene encoding cysteine/serine-rich nuclear protein 3 isoform X2 yields the protein MQQAMSGILKRKFEEVEASSSPCSSVRESDDEVSCSESGDSSDSVNPSASGPFTPDSILKREKRLRTRRVHFENVTVYYFSRRQGFTSVPSQGGSTLGMSNRHSWIRQYSLGEFALEQERIHRDMLRDHLKEEKLNSIKLKLTKNGTVESEEANTLTAEDISDDEIDLDNTEVDEYFFLQPLTTKKRRALLRSSGVKKIEVEEKHELRAIRMSREDCGCDCRVFCDPETCACSIAGIKCQVDRMSFPCGCTKEGCSNSTGRVEFNPIRVRTHFLHTIMKLELEKSREQQQTSPTNGYHGEANDLGSGNPFAPSQHRLEYSLSDTVPQTASMHLQATEEIEEPLEDEDEEEEDDEDEEEENEDDEEDEEDSSSVCSGLSDSSTQSLANSDSEEEEGDEEDAEKSENFEDDMTTPAVSHTEVVPLSSVLCYSDGSVAHDNHINGNNYLMNSSSAEYYQLGSSSASSNGQNSEPYREALVFQDPVNTSNGSMAQGPFSVAAEQYTDYSNQTEEQYTTNHHFTLTGGAPAAPLTCYTPDPKNVLSKAAFVEQPDSQNQTQFQNYLNNNSQGSYSSHGSCMTAVQPPQESNVNGHSDLTLLANNTKNLPLPDHCPEVTAI from the exons ATGCAGCAGGCCATGAGCGGAATATTGAAGAGGAAATTTGAGGAAGTGGAAGCCTCCTCCTCCCCGTGCTCCTCTGTGCGGGAGTCTGATGATGAGGTCTCCTGCAGCGAGAGTGGGGATAGCAGCGACAGTGTCAACCCCTCTGCCTCAGGTCCTTTCACCC CTGACTCTATACTGAAGAGGGAAAAGCGCCTGCGAACTAGAAGGGTGCATTTTGAGAATGTGACAGTGTACTACTTCAGCCGGCGGCAGGGCTTCACCAGCGTGCCCAGCCAAGGAGGCAGCACGCTGGGCATGTCCAACAGGCACAGCTGGATCAGGCAGTACTCCCTGGGTGAGTTTGCCCTGGAGCAAGAGAGGATCCACAGAGATATGCTCAGAGATCACTTGAAGGAGGAGAAACTCAACTCTATCAAACTCAAG TTGACTAAGAATGGCACAGTGGAGTCTGAGGAGGCCAATACACTCACGGCAGAGGACATTTCCGATGATGAAATCGACCTAGACAACACAGAGGTGGACGAGTACTTCTTCTTGCAGCCTCTTACCACTAAAAAGCGACGTGCATTGCTGCGCTCTTCTGGGGTAAAGAAGATTGAAGTGGAGGAGAAACATGAACTTCGGGCTATTCGCATGTCCAGGGAGGACTGCGGCTGCGATTGCAGAGTTTTCTGTGACCCAGAGACCTGTGCCTGCAGCATTGCAGGGATCAAATGTCAG GTGGATCGTATGTCATTTCCATGTGGCTGCACAAAAGAGGGCTGCAGCAACTCAACTGGAAGAGTAGAGTTTAATCCCATACGTGTTCGAACCCACTTTTTGCACACCATCATGAAGCTGGAACTGGAGAAGAGTCGCGAGCAGCAGCAAACATCCCCAACAAATGGTTACCATGGTGAAGCTAATGACCTGGGAAGTGGAAACCCTTTTGCCCCGTCACAGCACAGGTTGGAGTACTCGTTGTCAGATACAGTTCCACAAACAGCCAGCATGCACCTGCAGGCTACAGAAGAAATAGAGGAACCActagaggatgaagatgaagaggaggaagatgacgaagatgaggaggaggagaatgaagacgatgaggaagatgaggaggataGTAGCAGTGTTTGCAGCGGGCTGTCTGACTCCAGCACACAGAGCTTGGCTAACAGTGActctgaggaagaagagggtgatgaagaggatgcaGAGAAGTCTGAGAATTTTGAGGATGACATGACAACTCCAGCAGTTTCTCACACAGAAGTGGTGCCCTTGTCCTCTGTGCTGTGTTACAGTGATGGCTCTGTGGCGCATGATAACCACATAAATGGGAACAATTACCTAATGAACTCTTCCTCGGCTGAGTACTATCAGCTGGGGAGCTCCAGCGCCAGCTCCAATGGCCAAAACAGCGAACCCTACAGGGAAGCCTTAGTATTCCAAGATCCAGTCAATACGTCCAATGGCAGCATGGCCCAGGGACCGTTCAGCGTGGCTGCTGAGCAGTACACAGACTACTCTAATCAGACAGAGGAACAATACACAACTAATCACCATTTTACTCTCACTGGTGGTGCTCCTGCTGCGCCTCTGACATGCTACACACCTGACCCAAAGAATGTTTTGTCTAAAGCAGCATTTGTGGAGCAGCCTGACAGCCAGAACCAGACACAGTTTCAAAACTACCTGAACAATAACAGCCAGGGTTCCTACAGCAGCCACGGCTCATGCATGACAGCAGTACAGCCTCCACAGGAGTCAAATGTTAATGGACATTCTGACCTGACCTTACTAGCAAACAATACTAAGAACCTCCCTTTACCAGACCATTGCCCTGAGGTCACAGCCATTTAA
- the csrnp3 gene encoding cysteine/serine-rich nuclear protein 3 isoform X1, translated as MVQMQQAMSGILKRKFEEVEASSSPCSSVRESDDEVSCSESGDSSDSVNPSASGPFTPDSILKREKRLRTRRVHFENVTVYYFSRRQGFTSVPSQGGSTLGMSNRHSWIRQYSLGEFALEQERIHRDMLRDHLKEEKLNSIKLKLTKNGTVESEEANTLTAEDISDDEIDLDNTEVDEYFFLQPLTTKKRRALLRSSGVKKIEVEEKHELRAIRMSREDCGCDCRVFCDPETCACSIAGIKCQVDRMSFPCGCTKEGCSNSTGRVEFNPIRVRTHFLHTIMKLELEKSREQQQTSPTNGYHGEANDLGSGNPFAPSQHRLEYSLSDTVPQTASMHLQATEEIEEPLEDEDEEEEDDEDEEEENEDDEEDEEDSSSVCSGLSDSSTQSLANSDSEEEEGDEEDAEKSENFEDDMTTPAVSHTEVVPLSSVLCYSDGSVAHDNHINGNNYLMNSSSAEYYQLGSSSASSNGQNSEPYREALVFQDPVNTSNGSMAQGPFSVAAEQYTDYSNQTEEQYTTNHHFTLTGGAPAAPLTCYTPDPKNVLSKAAFVEQPDSQNQTQFQNYLNNNSQGSYSSHGSCMTAVQPPQESNVNGHSDLTLLANNTKNLPLPDHCPEVTAI; from the exons GTGCAGATGCAGCAGGCCATGAGCGGAATATTGAAGAGGAAATTTGAGGAAGTGGAAGCCTCCTCCTCCCCGTGCTCCTCTGTGCGGGAGTCTGATGATGAGGTCTCCTGCAGCGAGAGTGGGGATAGCAGCGACAGTGTCAACCCCTCTGCCTCAGGTCCTTTCACCC CTGACTCTATACTGAAGAGGGAAAAGCGCCTGCGAACTAGAAGGGTGCATTTTGAGAATGTGACAGTGTACTACTTCAGCCGGCGGCAGGGCTTCACCAGCGTGCCCAGCCAAGGAGGCAGCACGCTGGGCATGTCCAACAGGCACAGCTGGATCAGGCAGTACTCCCTGGGTGAGTTTGCCCTGGAGCAAGAGAGGATCCACAGAGATATGCTCAGAGATCACTTGAAGGAGGAGAAACTCAACTCTATCAAACTCAAG TTGACTAAGAATGGCACAGTGGAGTCTGAGGAGGCCAATACACTCACGGCAGAGGACATTTCCGATGATGAAATCGACCTAGACAACACAGAGGTGGACGAGTACTTCTTCTTGCAGCCTCTTACCACTAAAAAGCGACGTGCATTGCTGCGCTCTTCTGGGGTAAAGAAGATTGAAGTGGAGGAGAAACATGAACTTCGGGCTATTCGCATGTCCAGGGAGGACTGCGGCTGCGATTGCAGAGTTTTCTGTGACCCAGAGACCTGTGCCTGCAGCATTGCAGGGATCAAATGTCAG GTGGATCGTATGTCATTTCCATGTGGCTGCACAAAAGAGGGCTGCAGCAACTCAACTGGAAGAGTAGAGTTTAATCCCATACGTGTTCGAACCCACTTTTTGCACACCATCATGAAGCTGGAACTGGAGAAGAGTCGCGAGCAGCAGCAAACATCCCCAACAAATGGTTACCATGGTGAAGCTAATGACCTGGGAAGTGGAAACCCTTTTGCCCCGTCACAGCACAGGTTGGAGTACTCGTTGTCAGATACAGTTCCACAAACAGCCAGCATGCACCTGCAGGCTACAGAAGAAATAGAGGAACCActagaggatgaagatgaagaggaggaagatgacgaagatgaggaggaggagaatgaagacgatgaggaagatgaggaggataGTAGCAGTGTTTGCAGCGGGCTGTCTGACTCCAGCACACAGAGCTTGGCTAACAGTGActctgaggaagaagagggtgatgaagaggatgcaGAGAAGTCTGAGAATTTTGAGGATGACATGACAACTCCAGCAGTTTCTCACACAGAAGTGGTGCCCTTGTCCTCTGTGCTGTGTTACAGTGATGGCTCTGTGGCGCATGATAACCACATAAATGGGAACAATTACCTAATGAACTCTTCCTCGGCTGAGTACTATCAGCTGGGGAGCTCCAGCGCCAGCTCCAATGGCCAAAACAGCGAACCCTACAGGGAAGCCTTAGTATTCCAAGATCCAGTCAATACGTCCAATGGCAGCATGGCCCAGGGACCGTTCAGCGTGGCTGCTGAGCAGTACACAGACTACTCTAATCAGACAGAGGAACAATACACAACTAATCACCATTTTACTCTCACTGGTGGTGCTCCTGCTGCGCCTCTGACATGCTACACACCTGACCCAAAGAATGTTTTGTCTAAAGCAGCATTTGTGGAGCAGCCTGACAGCCAGAACCAGACACAGTTTCAAAACTACCTGAACAATAACAGCCAGGGTTCCTACAGCAGCCACGGCTCATGCATGACAGCAGTACAGCCTCCACAGGAGTCAAATGTTAATGGACATTCTGACCTGACCTTACTAGCAAACAATACTAAGAACCTCCCTTTACCAGACCATTGCCCTGAGGTCACAGCCATTTAA